A part of Melittangium boletus DSM 14713 genomic DNA contains:
- the tnpB gene encoding IS66 family insertion sequence element accessory protein TnpB (TnpB, as the term is used for proteins encoded by IS66 family insertion elements, is considered an accessory protein, since TnpC, encoded by a neighboring gene, is a DDE family transposase.), protein MLTLTRAVRVYASAVPVDMRKGFDGLSALVEQQLGGQLLKGDVFLFVGRCRQRAKVLYFDGTGLVLLTKRLFKGRFARPWAQAGAVSVELTVAELSLFLEGCELAGRWKLSPPAFEEKELAVEAAV, encoded by the coding sequence GTGCTGACACTCACGCGGGCGGTGCGGGTGTACGCCAGTGCGGTGCCGGTGGACATGCGCAAGGGGTTTGATGGATTGAGCGCGCTGGTGGAGCAGCAGCTGGGAGGACAGCTGCTCAAGGGCGACGTCTTCCTCTTCGTGGGGCGGTGTCGCCAGCGGGCCAAGGTGCTCTACTTCGACGGCACGGGGCTGGTGCTGCTCACCAAGCGTCTCTTCAAGGGACGCTTCGCGCGGCCGTGGGCCCAGGCCGGAGCGGTGAGCGTGGAGCTGACGGTGGCCGAGCTGTCCTTGTTTCTGGAGGGGTGCGAGCTGGCGGGCAGGTGGAAGCTGTCGCCGCCAGCCTTCGAGGAGAAAGAACTTGCGGTGGAGGCGGCCGTGTAG
- a CDS encoding endonuclease MutS2, whose protein sequence is MTVQIAQRTLEDLGYAEVLRALAHRCRTEPGRERALARPFLGTEEAVAEALALVTESRRLAQEQFSLPLGGVTDLRGALELASKNGLLEPRQLIAAAQLLFAFVRTREALEERQHAVPRLAAISRRLPQLEPLAVRLDRSFEADGEISDRASPELREARDRVRGLHRRIKGQLDEMLHDEGFTPKLRENYYTIRNGRYVVPVVSNYRGEVPGIVHNASQTGQTLFVEPERLVSMGNDLAIAQSLVTEEERRILQELTNLLGRESAKTLEGIEAVAELDEAEAAAVLAGDLRAYTPEFSGVEDLALVRLRHPRLVLRDTEVVPNDVEMKGQARALVVSGPNAGGKTVTLTAVGLCALMLRAGLPIPAGEGSRMPLYHTVHSTVGDAQDLSQGLSTFSAHVARLRDITLSVAKNSLVLIDEIAADTDPREGAAIAIAVLEELLGKGAVVLVTTHLEELKALAHLDPRFLNARVGFDAKRMAPTYKLQLGAAGASSAIEVASRMGLPAHICERARDLSMNAGGALAKALTAAEEERRKLQDELERAKVAAAEAERLRKELEEQKVQFERERKARLMRFNEEVAAASEQAAAEVQELLKVLRAQSNEKAASEARSQLLQRMEEANQRAKAARAELFQVEAPSPAELRVGAWVRHSGLNKDVEILELHGDQALVAAGIMKMRVPVTELSGTRTAKPRDSKFPERNKQAQQLQRAKAAAPEAVPSTNYRCDVRGMRAEDALSELESFLDRGMRSGEEAALIIHGHGTGALRQAIRDYLAASPYIRMFRPGENHEGGDGVTVVALRA, encoded by the coding sequence ATGACCGTGCAGATCGCCCAGAGAACGCTCGAAGACCTTGGCTACGCGGAAGTGCTCCGCGCGCTGGCTCACCGCTGTCGGACCGAACCTGGGAGGGAGCGCGCGCTCGCCCGGCCCTTCCTGGGTACCGAGGAGGCGGTGGCCGAAGCGCTCGCGCTCGTCACCGAGTCGCGGCGGCTCGCCCAGGAACAATTCTCCCTGCCGCTCGGCGGAGTGACGGACCTGCGGGGCGCGCTGGAGCTCGCCTCCAAGAATGGCCTGCTGGAGCCCCGGCAGCTCATCGCCGCGGCGCAGCTCCTGTTCGCCTTCGTGCGCACGCGCGAGGCCCTGGAGGAGCGCCAGCACGCGGTGCCCCGGCTCGCGGCCATCTCCCGGCGGCTGCCCCAGCTCGAACCGCTCGCGGTGCGCCTGGACCGGAGCTTCGAGGCGGACGGGGAAATCTCCGACCGGGCGAGCCCCGAGCTGCGCGAGGCCCGAGACAGGGTGCGGGGCCTGCACCGGCGCATCAAGGGCCAGCTGGACGAGATGCTCCATGACGAGGGCTTCACGCCGAAGCTGCGGGAGAACTACTACACCATCCGCAATGGCCGGTACGTGGTGCCCGTCGTCTCCAACTACCGCGGCGAGGTGCCCGGCATCGTCCACAACGCGAGCCAGACGGGGCAGACGCTGTTCGTGGAGCCCGAGCGCCTGGTGAGCATGGGCAACGATCTGGCGATCGCCCAGTCCCTGGTGACCGAGGAGGAGCGGAGAATCCTCCAGGAGCTGACGAACCTGCTCGGGCGCGAGTCGGCCAAGACGCTCGAGGGCATCGAGGCGGTGGCGGAGCTGGACGAGGCGGAGGCGGCGGCGGTGCTCGCGGGAGACCTGCGCGCCTACACGCCCGAGTTCTCCGGCGTGGAGGACCTGGCGCTCGTGCGTCTGCGCCACCCCCGGCTGGTGCTGCGGGACACCGAGGTGGTGCCCAACGACGTGGAGATGAAGGGCCAGGCGCGGGCGCTGGTGGTGTCCGGCCCCAACGCGGGCGGCAAGACGGTGACGCTCACGGCGGTGGGCCTGTGCGCGCTGATGCTGCGCGCGGGCCTGCCCATCCCCGCGGGCGAGGGCTCGCGCATGCCGCTCTACCACACGGTGCACTCCACGGTGGGCGACGCGCAGGACCTGTCCCAGGGCCTGTCCACGTTCAGCGCCCACGTGGCGCGCCTGCGCGACATCACCCTGTCGGTGGCGAAGAACTCGCTCGTCCTCATCGACGAGATCGCCGCGGACACGGATCCCCGCGAGGGCGCGGCCATCGCCATCGCCGTGCTGGAGGAGCTGCTCGGCAAGGGCGCCGTGGTGCTGGTGACCACGCACTTGGAAGAACTCAAGGCGCTCGCGCACCTGGACCCGCGCTTCCTCAACGCGCGCGTGGGCTTCGATGCCAAGCGCATGGCGCCCACATACAAGCTGCAACTGGGCGCGGCGGGCGCGTCGTCGGCCATCGAGGTGGCCTCGCGCATGGGCCTGCCCGCGCACATCTGCGAGCGCGCACGGGACTTGTCGATGAACGCGGGCGGCGCGCTGGCCAAGGCGCTGACGGCGGCCGAGGAGGAGCGGCGCAAGCTCCAGGACGAGTTGGAGCGGGCGAAGGTGGCCGCCGCGGAGGCCGAGCGGTTGCGCAAGGAGCTGGAGGAGCAGAAGGTCCAGTTCGAGCGCGAGCGCAAGGCACGGCTGATGCGCTTCAACGAGGAGGTGGCGGCGGCGAGCGAGCAGGCCGCGGCCGAGGTGCAGGAGCTGCTCAAGGTGCTCCGGGCCCAATCCAACGAGAAGGCGGCGTCCGAGGCGCGCTCGCAGTTGCTCCAGCGCATGGAGGAAGCCAACCAGCGGGCCAAGGCGGCGCGCGCGGAGCTCTTCCAGGTGGAGGCGCCCTCCCCCGCGGAACTCCGGGTGGGCGCGTGGGTGCGGCACTCGGGGTTGAACAAGGACGTGGAGATCCTGGAGCTGCACGGAGACCAGGCGCTGGTGGCCGCGGGCATCATGAAGATGCGCGTGCCCGTCACCGAGCTGTCGGGGACGCGCACGGCCAAGCCCCGGGACTCGAAGTTCCCCGAGCGCAACAAGCAGGCGCAGCAGCTCCAGCGGGCGAAGGCGGCGGCCCCCGAGGCGGTGCCGTCGACGAACTACCGCTGCGACGTGCGCGGCATGCGGGCCGAGGACGCGCTGAGCGAGCTGGAGTCCTTCCTGGACCGGGGCATGCGCAGCGGCGAGGAAGCCGCGCTCATCATCCACGGACACGGCACGGGCGCGCTGCGGCAGGCCATCCGGGACTACCTCGCGGCCTCGCCCTACATCCGCATGTTCCGTCCGGGAGAGAACCACGAGGGCGGTGACGGCGTGACCGTGGTGGCCCTCCGGGCGTGA
- a CDS encoding helix-turn-helix domain-containing protein translates to MSPSGKSHRPKPPIEPTPENLAPLVKRELKRLGSRLREARQASGLTQEQAAEMMGLHPKYMPRLEGGTANPTVATLVAASVAYKVPLRDLFSEDDKGT, encoded by the coding sequence GTGTCCCCATCCGGCAAGTCGCACCGTCCCAAACCGCCCATCGAGCCGACCCCGGAAAACTTGGCCCCTCTTGTCAAGCGGGAGCTAAAGCGCCTCGGGAGTCGGCTCCGGGAGGCTCGCCAAGCAAGTGGGCTCACACAGGAACAAGCCGCCGAGATGATGGGTCTACATCCCAAGTACATGCCCCGCTTGGAGGGAGGCACCGCCAACCCCACGGTGGCCACCCTCGTGGCCGCATCCGTGGCCTACAAGGTTCCCCTCCGTGACCTGTTCTCCGAAGACGATAAGGGTACATGA
- the tnpB gene encoding IS66 family insertion sequence element accessory protein TnpB (TnpB, as the term is used for proteins encoded by IS66 family insertion elements, is considered an accessory protein, since TnpC, encoded by a neighboring gene, is a DDE family transposase.) translates to MIGSTRRLSVYAYGQPCDMRKSYDALSGLVTRELGRDFLSGDVFLFVGRDRKRAKALFWDGTGLCLYAKRLEKGRFAPLWRRERGARPLELTVSELALFLEGSELVGRTPLSPAPYTLAPLFQPGAEGGVTS, encoded by the coding sequence GTGATTGGCTCCACGCGCCGGCTGAGCGTGTACGCGTACGGGCAGCCGTGCGACATGCGCAAGAGTTACGACGCGCTGAGCGGGCTGGTGACGCGGGAGTTGGGCCGCGACTTCCTCTCGGGGGACGTCTTCCTCTTCGTGGGCCGGGACAGGAAGAGGGCCAAGGCACTCTTCTGGGACGGCACGGGGCTGTGCCTGTACGCCAAGAGGCTGGAGAAAGGACGCTTCGCGCCGCTGTGGCGGCGAGAGAGGGGCGCGCGGCCATTGGAGTTGACGGTGTCGGAGCTGGCGCTGTTTCTGGAGGGCAGCGAGCTGGTGGGGCGGACGCCGCTGTCGCCCGCGCCGTACACACTGGCCCCGCTCTTCCAGCCAGGGGCCGAGGGCGGGGTGACGTCGTGA
- the tnpC gene encoding IS66 family transposase produces the protein MVPLGQVKDLETAKQMAALLEAENARLHQRLEALVQENARLKGEDAQARLQLELTQLQEQLARMQQRLFGASSEKRPSAQQEEPAARECQQRGHGPRAQPELPVQEVLLPLDEADKVCGLCGGALAEWRGQTEDSEEVSVVERHFVLKRYRRQKYRCPEGCAPVTAPTAPRLIPGGRYAVDFAVHVALQKYAFHLPLARQERMYRREGLVVDTQTLWDQLSALARHLQPSYEALLAVVFASPLIHADETHWHLLDKGPGKKWYAWTVASPRAVHHRILPSRSGATARQVLGNYQGVAMVDGYAAYQTATKPGADGPASCSLVFCWAHVRRKFVEAEQVAPACAQVLSLIGQLYAIEAGLPDPHALEGAQQTAALAYRLLVRREQSVPLVAAIREWALAQRALPGSGLRKALEYMLALWSGLTVFLSNPWVPLDNNLVERQLRDLVLGRKNHYGSKSLRGTEVAALFYSLIETARLGGEDPGRYLLRAALAAIDNPGTFTLPSSLD, from the coding sequence ATGGTTCCCCTCGGGCAGGTGAAGGACCTGGAGACGGCGAAGCAGATGGCGGCGCTGCTCGAGGCGGAGAACGCGCGGCTGCACCAGCGGCTGGAGGCGCTGGTGCAAGAGAATGCGCGGCTCAAGGGGGAGGACGCCCAGGCGCGGCTGCAACTGGAGCTCACCCAGCTCCAGGAGCAACTGGCGCGCATGCAGCAGCGCCTCTTCGGAGCCTCCAGCGAGAAGCGCCCGAGCGCGCAGCAGGAGGAGCCCGCCGCGCGCGAGTGCCAGCAGCGGGGACATGGGCCGCGAGCCCAGCCGGAGCTGCCCGTGCAAGAGGTGCTGCTGCCGTTGGACGAGGCGGACAAGGTATGCGGCCTGTGCGGCGGAGCCCTCGCGGAGTGGCGGGGGCAGACGGAGGACAGCGAGGAGGTGAGCGTGGTGGAGCGCCACTTCGTCCTCAAGCGCTACCGCCGACAGAAGTACCGCTGCCCGGAGGGGTGCGCACCCGTCACCGCACCCACCGCGCCGCGCCTCATTCCGGGCGGCCGCTACGCGGTGGATTTCGCCGTGCACGTGGCGCTGCAGAAGTATGCCTTCCACCTGCCGCTGGCGCGCCAGGAGCGCATGTACCGGCGCGAGGGCCTGGTAGTGGATACCCAGACACTCTGGGACCAGTTGTCCGCCCTGGCCCGCCACCTCCAGCCCAGCTACGAGGCACTGCTCGCCGTCGTCTTCGCTTCCCCCCTCATCCACGCGGATGAGACGCACTGGCACCTGCTGGACAAGGGCCCGGGGAAGAAGTGGTACGCATGGACGGTGGCCAGTCCCCGTGCGGTGCACCACCGCATTCTCCCCAGCCGCTCCGGGGCCACGGCCCGGCAGGTGCTGGGCAACTACCAGGGCGTCGCCATGGTGGACGGCTACGCCGCCTACCAGACGGCGACGAAACCGGGGGCCGACGGGCCGGCCTCCTGTAGCCTGGTGTTTTGTTGGGCCCACGTGCGGCGCAAATTCGTGGAGGCCGAGCAGGTGGCCCCCGCGTGCGCCCAGGTGCTGTCTCTCATTGGCCAGTTGTATGCCATTGAGGCCGGCCTGCCTGACCCACATGCGCTGGAGGGAGCACAACAGACCGCGGCGCTCGCGTACCGTCTGCTGGTGCGGCGGGAGCAGTCCGTCCCGCTGGTGGCGGCCATCCGCGAGTGGGCACTGGCTCAGCGCGCGCTGCCAGGCAGCGGCCTGCGCAAGGCCCTCGAGTACATGCTGGCGCTGTGGAGCGGGCTCACCGTCTTCCTCTCCAACCCCTGGGTGCCCTTGGACAACAACCTGGTGGAGCGCCAGCTGCGCGACCTGGTGCTGGGCCGCAAGAATCACTACGGCTCCAAGTCGCTGCGCGGCACCGAGGTGGCGGCCCTCTTCTACTCGCTGATTGAGACGGCCCGCCTGGGCGGTGAGGACCCGGGGCGCTACCTGCTGCGCGCCGCGCTCGCCGCCATCGACAACCCCGGCACCTTCACGCTCCCCTCCAGCCTCGACTGA
- a CDS encoding transposase produces the protein MEKELEQFRQEVQRLRAGRAKGSGPFPEPMRAFAVRYLAQALEKGETLKSVVERLGVSEPTLQAWRRGQTPGSKARGSEPRRAGLVPVVVHEAKVPARPREGTTLAVVSPQGWRVEGLGVEEAVEVLRRVAC, from the coding sequence GTGGAGAAGGAGTTGGAGCAGTTCCGGCAAGAGGTGCAGAGACTGAGAGCGGGACGAGCCAAGGGCTCGGGCCCCTTCCCCGAGCCGATGAGAGCGTTCGCGGTGCGCTACCTGGCGCAGGCGTTGGAGAAGGGAGAGACGCTCAAGTCGGTGGTGGAGAGGCTGGGGGTGTCGGAGCCGACGCTGCAGGCGTGGAGGCGGGGGCAGACGCCTGGGAGCAAGGCGAGAGGGAGTGAGCCGAGGCGCGCGGGGCTGGTGCCAGTGGTGGTGCACGAGGCGAAGGTGCCCGCGCGGCCGCGAGAGGGCACGACCTTGGCGGTGGTGTCGCCCCAAGGCTGGAGGGTGGAAGGGCTGGGGGTGGAGGAGGCGGTGGAGGTGCTGCGGAGGGTGGCGTGCTGA
- a CDS encoding DUF3892 domain-containing protein produces MASKWADYIITAVRFDTTGSRRIISLRVYPDEGSSLGESAVWSFEQVAQAILNGSTFVTATKNSNGKLDKGASVELSLRTRRDDTAKDNLDNLPTF; encoded by the coding sequence ATGGCTAGTAAATGGGCTGACTACATCATCACCGCAGTACGGTTCGACACTACGGGGAGCAGGCGGATCATCTCATTGAGAGTCTACCCTGATGAAGGCTCAAGCTTGGGAGAAAGCGCGGTGTGGAGTTTCGAGCAGGTGGCTCAAGCGATTCTCAACGGCAGCACCTTCGTCACCGCCACAAAGAACAGTAACGGCAAGCTGGATAAAGGAGCCTCTGTCGAACTGTCCCTGAGAACGCGCCGTGATGACACGGCGAAGGACAACCTGGACAACCTTCCGACGTTTTGA
- a CDS encoding recombinase family protein, with translation METHMPKAYSYLRFSTPDQSQGDSFRRQSTAAQSYASRKGLDLDDKLTFQDLGVSAFRGKNLEDGQLGAFLTAVQVGKVEPGSYLLVESLDRLSRQAAWIALGSLTSILAHGITLVTLNDEKVYSQATMTAQPMDLMYAIMGFIRANDESAHKSFRLKDVWSQKRLKAAARKPMTAIVPNWIWLDKATGTFQEIPEKVEVIRRIFRDYLSGMGVAGIVKALNRDGVPVFSRTSRNGIQAKQWHVSYIRRTLENPAVIGTYTVHTTEHEGKKKVRRKAGDPIPNYFPAIIDEDTFQRAQAIRLDTPSALRGRNANREDVKNLFGGVVRCGLCSSTMNYISKGRNKKRRYSYLVCAKARHGAGCKYRMIPYEDVEGAFLQHGPAYLANAPTGEEHDGLDAEIQQVNTSLEVFDDELSALAEAYARTKLQTLLEQIRKMEESKREVEAKRDDLYRRAGALADPFIMKRIDELSDVIQAEPLDRRRANVLMRMVFSTITVHPLGGNMVLTYKHGGVGPLGDSLLWGWPRTEEEAAG, from the coding sequence ATGGAGACGCACATGCCCAAGGCGTACAGCTACCTACGGTTCAGCACCCCCGACCAAAGCCAGGGAGACAGCTTTCGACGACAGAGCACGGCGGCCCAGTCGTATGCGTCCCGGAAGGGCCTGGACCTGGACGACAAGTTGACCTTCCAGGACCTGGGGGTGAGCGCCTTCCGGGGGAAGAACCTGGAGGACGGGCAGCTTGGCGCCTTCCTCACCGCCGTTCAGGTTGGGAAGGTGGAACCGGGCTCCTACCTGCTGGTCGAGAGCTTGGACCGGTTGAGCCGTCAGGCGGCCTGGATCGCCCTGGGCTCCCTCACCAGCATCCTCGCCCATGGCATCACGCTCGTGACCCTCAACGATGAAAAGGTCTATTCCCAGGCGACGATGACGGCTCAACCCATGGACCTGATGTACGCCATCATGGGGTTCATCCGGGCCAATGACGAGAGCGCCCACAAGTCGTTCCGGCTCAAGGATGTGTGGTCCCAGAAGAGGCTGAAGGCTGCGGCGAGGAAGCCCATGACCGCCATCGTCCCGAACTGGATCTGGCTCGACAAGGCCACCGGGACGTTCCAGGAGATTCCCGAGAAGGTGGAGGTCATCCGGCGCATCTTCCGGGACTACCTCTCGGGCATGGGCGTGGCGGGAATCGTCAAGGCCCTCAATCGCGACGGCGTTCCCGTGTTCTCCCGCACGAGTCGTAACGGCATCCAGGCCAAGCAATGGCATGTGAGTTACATCCGCCGGACCCTGGAGAACCCGGCGGTCATCGGCACGTACACCGTCCACACCACCGAGCACGAAGGGAAGAAAAAGGTTCGGCGCAAGGCGGGAGACCCCATCCCCAACTACTTCCCGGCCATCATCGACGAGGACACCTTCCAGCGAGCCCAGGCCATCCGACTGGACACCCCTTCCGCGTTGCGCGGCAGGAACGCCAACCGGGAGGACGTCAAGAACCTCTTCGGAGGAGTGGTCCGGTGCGGCCTGTGCTCCAGCACGATGAACTACATCAGCAAGGGACGGAACAAGAAGCGCCGGTACTCGTACCTTGTTTGCGCCAAGGCCCGACATGGAGCGGGCTGCAAGTACAGGATGATTCCTTACGAGGACGTAGAGGGCGCGTTCCTCCAGCACGGCCCAGCCTACTTGGCGAATGCGCCCACAGGCGAGGAGCACGACGGGCTTGATGCCGAGATCCAGCAGGTAAACACCAGCCTGGAGGTATTCGACGACGAACTGTCGGCACTGGCGGAAGCCTACGCTCGAACCAAGCTACAAACCCTCCTGGAGCAGATCCGCAAGATGGAGGAGAGCAAGAGGGAAGTCGAGGCGAAGAGGGATGACCTCTACAGACGAGCGGGCGCCCTTGCCGACCCCTTCATCATGAAGCGCATCGACGAACTGAGCGACGTGATCCAAGCCGAACCACTCGACCGGCGCAGGGCAAACGTCCTGATGCGCATGGTGTTCAGCACGATTACCGTCCACCCACTGGGTGGGAACATGGTCCTCACCTACAAGCACGGTGGAGTCGGCCCTCTGGGTGACTCGCTGCTGTGGGGGTGGCCCCGAACGGAGGAAGAGGCAGCAGGCTAA
- the tnpA gene encoding IS66 family insertion sequence element accessory protein TnpA produces the protein MDKREWAEQFRQQVLARGGVGPRARYTPEQKQQAVEYVRERQQQGESVEEVARQLGMSSWTLSRWSSAARRERQEPEGAGLVPVEVKAERAVARRGGLVVHGPGGVRVEGLSVEDAVALLRGLR, from the coding sequence ATGGACAAGAGAGAGTGGGCGGAGCAGTTCAGACAGCAGGTGCTGGCGCGAGGAGGCGTGGGGCCGAGAGCGCGCTACACGCCGGAGCAGAAACAGCAAGCGGTGGAGTATGTGCGAGAGAGGCAGCAGCAGGGCGAGAGCGTGGAGGAAGTGGCCAGGCAACTGGGGATGAGTAGCTGGACGCTCAGCCGCTGGAGCAGCGCGGCGCGGAGGGAGAGGCAGGAGCCGGAGGGAGCGGGACTGGTGCCGGTGGAGGTGAAAGCGGAGCGGGCCGTGGCGCGGAGGGGAGGGCTGGTGGTGCACGGGCCCGGAGGTGTACGGGTGGAGGGTTTGAGCGTGGAGGACGCGGTGGCGCTGCTGCGAGGGCTGAGGTGA
- the tnpC gene encoding IS66 family transposase, producing the protein MGLQLETEKDVERLRQAALLLEAENRRLVARVVELTRKLMSAQGQDAEELQLRLREVERQLAQRTAELFGRSSEKRPRREQGEEDKDKEAAPGHGPRAQPTLPLLEVVHTLEEADKQCPQCGGALAEMEGCWEEAEEVDVVQRRFVLQRHKRQKYRCGCGGCVETALGPPKLQPGGRYSLDFAVEVAAAKYLDHLPLERQVRVMQREGLTVDSQTLWDQVDALARRLAPAHEALHAALLTREILGGDETRWPLLGSKSQTRWHAWALCAPDAVVYRIQEGRDAQAARHLLQDFDGIFMVDGLSTYESVAAGSGGKLTLVHCWMHARRKYVECAEAFPQAEEALEMIAALYAVEREYKEGPENLERLLELRQHKSRPLLERLHQWACAQRALPQSGLGQAIKYMSQRWTGLTRFVTDARVPLDNGATERAMRGLAVGRKNHYGSRSRRGTEVTALFYSLLETAKLCGVDPKRYLREAALAALRGDSIPLPHQLAPSAEG; encoded by the coding sequence ATGGGCTTGCAGCTGGAGACGGAGAAGGACGTGGAGAGGCTGCGCCAGGCGGCCTTGCTGCTGGAGGCGGAAAACAGACGCCTGGTGGCGCGCGTGGTGGAGCTCACGCGCAAGCTGATGAGCGCCCAGGGGCAGGACGCCGAGGAGTTGCAGCTGCGCCTGCGGGAGGTGGAGCGGCAGCTGGCACAGCGCACCGCCGAGCTGTTCGGCCGCTCCAGCGAGAAGCGTCCCCGCCGCGAGCAAGGCGAGGAGGACAAGGACAAGGAGGCCGCGCCCGGCCACGGCCCGCGCGCCCAGCCCACGCTGCCCTTGCTGGAGGTGGTGCACACGCTGGAGGAGGCGGACAAGCAGTGCCCCCAGTGCGGAGGGGCGCTGGCGGAAATGGAGGGCTGCTGGGAGGAGGCCGAGGAGGTGGACGTGGTGCAACGGCGCTTCGTCCTCCAGCGCCACAAGCGGCAAAAGTACCGCTGCGGCTGCGGCGGGTGCGTGGAGACGGCCCTGGGCCCGCCCAAGCTTCAGCCCGGCGGGCGCTACTCGCTGGACTTCGCCGTGGAAGTGGCTGCGGCCAAGTACCTCGACCACTTGCCCCTGGAGCGGCAGGTGCGAGTCATGCAGCGCGAGGGTCTCACGGTGGACAGCCAGACACTCTGGGACCAGGTGGACGCGCTGGCGCGGCGGCTGGCGCCCGCGCACGAGGCGCTGCACGCCGCGCTGCTCACGCGGGAGATTCTGGGAGGAGACGAGACGCGCTGGCCGCTGCTGGGTAGTAAGAGCCAGACGCGCTGGCACGCCTGGGCGCTGTGCGCGCCGGACGCCGTGGTGTACCGGATACAGGAGGGGCGAGACGCCCAGGCCGCGCGCCACCTGCTCCAGGACTTCGACGGAATCTTCATGGTGGACGGGCTGAGCACCTACGAGAGCGTCGCCGCGGGCTCGGGTGGGAAGCTGACGCTGGTGCACTGTTGGATGCACGCGCGGCGCAAGTACGTGGAATGCGCGGAGGCCTTCCCCCAGGCGGAAGAGGCCCTGGAGATGATTGCCGCGCTGTACGCGGTGGAGCGTGAGTACAAAGAGGGGCCGGAGAACCTGGAGCGCCTGCTGGAGCTGCGACAGCACAAGAGTCGCCCCCTCCTCGAGCGCCTGCACCAGTGGGCATGCGCCCAGCGCGCACTGCCCCAGTCGGGCCTGGGCCAGGCAATCAAATACATGAGCCAGCGGTGGACGGGGCTGACACGGTTCGTGACGGACGCGCGCGTGCCGCTGGACAATGGGGCCACCGAGCGCGCCATGCGCGGGCTCGCCGTGGGCCGTAAAAACCACTACGGCAGCCGGAGTCGGCGCGGCACCGAGGTGACCGCCCTCTTCTACAGCCTGCTGGAGACGGCGAAGCTGTGCGGGGTGGACCCCAAGCGCTACCTGCGTGAGGCAGCGCTGGCGGCCCTGCGCGGAGACTCCATTCCCCTGCCGCACCAGCTCGCACCGTCCGCCGAGGGCTGA
- a CDS encoding sensor histidine kinase: MARAAHELRTPLALMRTSLDLALWKERDARSLREALEETRREVVRLSALAGNLLDLASFGRGGWEVRAGDLREVVEDAATAARAEAEGRGVWITVEGPEPAPCAFHAASVRQAMDNLLANALRYAPPGTEISVRLEQEEARWRLSVRDRGPGIAAEHWESVFQPFFRGDAKGAGTGLGLAVVQEVARRHGGLAYVTRVDAPGTQLVLELPEAGPSLTK; the protein is encoded by the coding sequence ATCGCCCGGGCGGCGCACGAGTTGAGGACGCCACTGGCCTTGATGCGCACGAGCCTGGATCTGGCGTTGTGGAAGGAGCGGGATGCGCGCTCCCTGCGCGAGGCCCTGGAGGAGACGCGGCGCGAGGTGGTGCGGCTGAGCGCGCTCGCGGGCAACCTGCTGGACCTGGCGTCGTTCGGCCGGGGGGGCTGGGAGGTGAGGGCGGGAGACCTGCGCGAGGTGGTGGAGGACGCGGCCACGGCGGCGCGGGCCGAGGCGGAGGGGCGGGGCGTGTGGATCACCGTGGAGGGGCCCGAGCCCGCGCCGTGCGCCTTCCACGCGGCCTCGGTGCGCCAGGCGATGGACAACCTGCTGGCGAACGCGCTGCGCTACGCGCCGCCGGGCACGGAGATTTCCGTACGGCTCGAACAGGAGGAAGCGCGATGGCGGCTCTCGGTGAGGGACCGGGGGCCGGGCATTGCCGCCGAGCACTGGGAGTCCGTCTTCCAACCGTTCTTCCGGGGGGATGCGAAGGGGGCGGGGACGGGCTTGGGACTGGCCGTGGTGCAGGAGGTGGCCAGGCGCCATGGGGGCCTCGCCTACGTGACGCGGGTCGACGCCCCGGGGACCCAGTTGGTGCTGGAGTTGCCCGAGGCGGGACCCTCGCTCACCAAGTAG